The following proteins are encoded in a genomic region of Pseudorca crassidens isolate mPseCra1 chromosome 5, mPseCra1.hap1, whole genome shotgun sequence:
- the MB21D2 gene encoding nucleotidyltransferase MB21D2 isoform X2 has protein sequence MVQKLDQKLPVANEYLLLSGGVREGVVDLDLDELNVYARGTDYDMDFTLLVPALKLHDRNQPVTLDMRHSALCHSWLSLRLFDEGTISKWKDCCTIVDHINGATNYFFSPTKVADWFYDSISIVLSEIQKKPQRGMPKVEKVEKNGTIISIILGVGSSRMLYDIVPVVSFKGWPAVAQSWLMENHFWDGKITEEEVISGFYLVPACSYKGKKDNEWRLSFARSEVQLKKCISSSLMQAYQACKAIIIKLLSRPKAISPYHLRSMMLWACDRLPANYLAQEDYAAHFLLGLIDDLQHCLVNKMCPNYFIPQCNMLEHLSEETVMLHARKLSSVRSDPAEHLRTAIEHVKAANRLTLELQRRGSTTTIPSPQSDGGDPNQPDDRLAKKLQQLVTENPGKSISVFINPDDVTRPHFRIDDKFF, from the coding sequence ATGGTGCAAAAGCTGGACCAAAAACTTCCAGTGGCCAATGAGTATCTGTTGCTTTCCGGAGGAGTCCGGGAAGGCGTGGTAGACCTGGACTTAGATGAGCTTAATGTCTATGCCCGAGGGACCGACTATGATATGGACTTCACTCTTCTGGTGCCAGCCCTGAAGCTTCACGACCGTAATCAGCCTGTGACGCTGGATATGCGCCACTCAGCCTTGTGCCACTCCTGGCTGAGCCTTCGGCTCTTTGACGAGGGGACGATCAGTAAGTGGAAAGACTGTTGCACCATCGTCGATCACATCAATGGTGCCACCAACTACTTCTTCTCCCCAACCAAAGTGGCTGACTGGTTCTATGACTCCATCAGCATCGTCCTGTCAGAGATACAGAAGAAACCCCAGCGAGGGATGCCAAAGGTGGAAAAGGTAGAAAAGAATGGGACCATCATCTCCATCATTCTGGGTGTGGGGAGCAGTCGCATGTTGTACGATATCGTCCCAGTGGTCTCTTTCAAGGGTTGGCCGGCAGTGGCCCAGAGCTGGCTAATGGAGAACCACTTTTGGGATGGGAAGATCACCGAGGAAGAAGTCATCAGTGGGTTTTACCTGGTGCCTGCTTGCTCCTACAAGGGAAAGAAGGACAATGAGTGGCGGCTGTCCTTTGCCAGGAGTGAGGTGCAGTTGAAGAAGTGCATCTCCAGCAGCCTCATGCAGGCCTACCAGGCCTGCAAAGCCATCATCATTAAACTCCTGTCCCGGCCCAAGGCCATCAGCCCCTATCACCTGCGGAGCATGATGCTCTGGGCCTGCGACAGACTTCCTGCCAACTATTTGGCCCAAGAAGACTATGCAGCCCACTTTTTGCTGGGCCTCATTGATGACCTGCAACACTGTCTGGTCAACAAGATGTGTCCCAATTACTTCATCCCGCAGTGCAACATGCTGGAGCACCTGTCCGAGGAGACGGTCATGCTCCACGCGCGGAAGCTCTCCTCCGTCCGCTCAGACCCGGCGGAGCACTTGCGCACCGCCATCGAGCACGTCAAGGCAGCCAACCGGCTGACACTGGAGCTCCAGAGACGAGGGAGCACCACTACCATCCCCTCCCCGCAGTCCGACGGAGGGGACCCCAACCAGCCCGATGACCGTCTGGCCAAAAAACTGCAGCAACTAGTGACTGAGAACCCGGGGAAGTCGATCTCCGTCTTCATTAACCCTGATGATGTGACAAGGCCCCATTTCAGAATTGATGATAAATTTTTCTGA